The sequence CCTCACTACACAGGGCTGGTGAACTACATTGTAACTATAACGGTGTGGAGAAGAAATGAGCATGTATGACCATGTTGCAGGTATGATCATAGAACCGGATCAACGAGTACCAAGCATCATCGATAATCCACAGGATGCGATCGATGACTATTTCTACGAGACACCAGTTATCAAAGACAATCGTGCGTGCatgttttgtaaaaaaaatggtgAAAAACTTCCCTTGCACGAATCTCGTCTCTTGTACAATTAGATGGAAATCGTCAATTTTGTGGCATTTGTGGTGAAagtttattattattgtatGATAGAAGCACTTGTTAAATGCGACCGCTTCATCGCGACGCATTGAAATCAACGAGTAGACATGTCATCAACGAATGCTCTTTCTTCCACACTAATTTCAATTAACAGGGCCATCGCAATTCCTGAGGTAGATGCATTCTTTCGTTAATCTATTAGAATCACGCCTGTTTTTCATTACATCAGTAATCATTAAGgtgtaattcttcttcttcttcttattggaattacattccccactgggacattgcctgGGACGTACCAAGTTTTCGTAGTGCTGATACCACTTTTAAGAGCTGCCATCCCTGCAGAAACGATGTCATCGAGAGCGCTCCCCATCACGTCCAGCTGCTGACAACTTCTTGTGGGAACGAAGGAAATGTTCACAGATTtccactgttttttttttgtatttgacCGTTTCAACCTGAATATCTTTGGCTTGCCGGCGACTGAACGCCAGTACTTCCTGTAGACCTGGATAGCTGGTTCGTTGATCTTGCTACCGTTTAGACTTGCATTCATGGCGGCATCTCCGATCAGAGGTAATACATTTATGATAATCCCTAGAGGATGGAGATGATTATAGTCATATTCACTCTACGGAAAATTGATTTAGTGAAACTTACATTGGAAAGAAAAGGGCCTGTATAGTGATTCCTGCAGGTCCGGATGGTGGTCCACAATTTCCGACGAAAACAGTGCGATGGGTACGATATTGTCGAAGATGATAATAAACCGTCGTGAATGTTTTGCATAAAGACAAACAAATAAACCGTGTTgccatttatttattatatgtTATTTATTAAATCCAGTGCAGCCAAAAAcaacattattttaatttcgGAACATTTCGGCACATTTAAAGGCACTTTTGAAAGTATGCCGAGTGGCTAGTAATTTTTAATGTTGAAATAATTACTTATCTATGCTAAATTGCCAAAATTGACATGCTCAACTATCCTTCAATTCAGTTTTCCGAGCATTCCAAAACCTCGTTAGCTTGCTTAATCATGTCGATACAAAATTGCATTCCttgcaaaaatggcattttacgCAATGTTTTGTCCAATTCCACGTGGAACTCTTTGAACTTAAGTTCAATAGGATCTTCATTTGTTCGAGCATTCACCAAATTAGACAAAGATGTAGCCACAGAAGACAACGTTTCGTCTAAAAGCTCATTAGAACGGATACGTTTTCGAGAGGTTGATGGTGTCGCCGGAACTATGAAGCTCTGGAATGTGATTTTAAttataaaatgagaaaaaatgcCAAACTTTTAGGCAGTTACCTCTTCCAAGCACTCTTCCTCATCTCCGTGTCTTTTAAGTGCAGTCGCTGCCGAACGATTTCCAATTGACACTGTGTACGCGGTCCGTGCACAAGAGGGTAAAAAGAAGCTCATTGCATCTGACAAAGGCCACCGCTCTTGGTAAATGTCAAAACGCTGCGATCCGTCTTCCGTATACATGTCTAGCATGTCGGCCGGCGCACCGGATTTTTCGGATATTTTTCGTACTTTTTCCTTATCCAAATAAATTCTATATATACGAATAAAACTTACTGAATTTTGTTAAATAGagctaattttatttatatatttaccTGGTCGATTCTTTCAATGCGTCCCAGTACTTCCGGCACTCGTGCACCTTGACAGATCTGCCCATACGGGCTGACACATTCGAGCTTATTTGATGCCAAGCGGCATCCTTGGCGTTTTTATTCGAATAATCTTTGTTGGTTATCTGGTATACGCaagcatatttttttatttcctcgCAAATAGACAGTTTAATGTCAATTTCTTGGTcacgttttgatttttttttggctgcGCGTTTTCTCTTCTTGCCCTGGGGTTCTTCGCTGGGTTCTTCCAACTCTTGCGAATATTCTTCGTCTATTTCTGAGTATAGCTCAAAATTTTGCACATCATCATCACCGAAGTCTTCTAAATAGTCCACATCCAGAAAAACctgattatatttattttcggaagacattttttaaattttctttcatgCCAACTTAGCGAACCACGATTCAAACTTGAAAACCCGTACGGAAACAATTCCAGATGAATTGTTCccgcaggaaaaaatgtgtgtagagtttttttttgttttccagaTAAAATCCCGCGGTTGggtttacacctcgggaaaaaaGTTATTTTCTTGCGAACTCGTTTTCCGCCTCGGGATTTCAAATCCCGAGCTCCATTGAAAATACATGGGGGACCAAATCCCGGGatacgttttccgaactgtaaaccagccttatCTAGTCTAGCTTTCAATTTGGAAACCATTTCAGTGTAGTCAATTTGTGCTAAATCCGTGTTAGGATACAACAGCTTGAGTTCTCGGAAGATCACCGGACCACTTAAAGTAATGAAATGATCCCTTTTGGCGTCATCGGGAACCTTAttcatgttaaaaaaaatctgagtctgTCCACCCAATCACTGAATGAACAACCCTTCCGAAAAGGTTCCAGTGTGGTTGTAATATTGCACTGAGCCATTGGTATTATAAATAAGTCAATATGCAACAGCAGGAATTAGCTAATAGGCAATACAAGCAGATACAGCTTCCCAAAAGTTAAAAAAGATCAAACTCACCGGAACTCGTCGTCAGCATTTACCGACCCAGGGATTAGAGGGATTTCCTACTCGCGGCAATGCCAGTCAGCAACCTCGCGAGCCGTCAATTGACGAAATAAATGGCCAGGCTGGATGTGGAATTACCGGCAATGTCTCACTTTCTTGCTGTTTTATCTACacaaaatagaagaaaaatgaattAGTAAAAAGGCCTACTTATTGTCCTTTTGCTATTCAGTTTCTTTTCTTTGTTCCAGTCTATTCATAATAAAACTGATAATAGATAAAGAAATCACTCGGCGTCCAAAATGGCCTCCctaatgtgaaaaatatcactttagAATTTCAAACTGTGTAATGGCTAAATGAACAGCAGATGTTGAACTGATACGTACACTTCACCGGTTGTTAGAAGCTAAGGTTCTAAAGATTCTCTCACTGATAGATCACTCGTTAGATAATTTGTCCAGAATAGGGAAATCTTCCAGAATTAGTAACGTGTCCAGCTATGTCCCTAGCATAAGTGTTCCAGATTCTTCCTTCAGCaagattcttcctctgcatCAGCCAAACGCAAAGTCCGCCGAAATATGTCTATGGTAGCACAGTAACTTGACCTTGACACTTTTTATCACTCGTCGCCACTATTATAATTTAAAGAACTGTTCGGTAGGaggaaataaaataaactacTGATTGCTTTGACGTCTCCAAATGAACTCACtcatctcattttttttctcgtcgttcTAGCTTCTACACACTTAGAATATTTTACAGTGTAcggtaattttttaccgaactttcaacagctgaacgttcgGTAATCAGTTCGGTAAATGAAAAGATTACTGATCGTTCGGTAGTTTTAGTTTTTGATGATCTGTCAAAAAAGTACCGTACAGTTCGGTAATTCGAAAAACAAAATTACCGTACGTTTCGGTTGTTTTTTCGCTTTGAATGGGAAAAATGAAACTGATGCTTTTAGTTGTTATCAAATAAAATACGCAGTTTAAACGCATGACTTCTTTATTTAATTGTCTTTTTTCAGTAATATTGGATTTAGAGAAAATCAGGTTTAGCTTTTGTATTCGGAGCATCTGGTGTACAAGCATTACTTAGCTACCAACGATGAAcgtaaatcaaattcaaatgaatattccGCTTTACTTTGGA comes from Armigeres subalbatus isolate Guangzhou_Male chromosome 2, GZ_Asu_2, whole genome shotgun sequence and encodes:
- the LOC134213536 gene encoding uncharacterized protein LOC134213536, with amino-acid sequence MSSENKYNQVFLDVDYLEDFGDDDVQNFELYSEIDEEYSQELEEPSEEPQGKKRKRAAKKKSKRDQEIDIKLSICEEIKKYACVYQITNKDYSNKNAKDAAWHQISSNVSARMGRSVKVHECRKYWDALKESTRIYLDKEKVRKISEKSGAPADMLDMYTEDGSQRFDIYQERWPLSDAMSFFLPSCARTAYTVSIGNRSAATALKRHGDEEECLEESFIVPATPSTSRKRIRSNELLDETLSSVATSLSNLVNARTNEDPIELKFKEFHVELDKTLRKMPFLQGMQFCIDMIKQANEVLECSEN